A single genomic interval of Alcaligenes sp. SDU_A2 harbors:
- the parC gene encoding DNA topoisomerase IV subunit A, whose protein sequence is MDSNQLDFEPAGSDDHITLAAYAEQAYLDYAVSVVRGRALPDLTDGQKPVQRRILYAMDAMGLGPTAKPVKSARVVGDVLGKYHPHGDQAAYDAMVRMAQDFVLRYPLVDGQGNFGSRDGDNAAAMRYTEARLTPFARLLLDELDEGTVDFVPNYDGSQKEPLALPARLPIMLLNGASGIAVGMATEIPSHNLREIAQACVALLRDPKLDDQALYDMVPGPDFAGGGQIISPAQDIAAIYSQGRGSIKARARWVFEDMARGQWQLVVTELPPGTSTQKILEEIEERTNPKVKSGKKSLTAEQQQTKALMLNLLDAVRDESGKQASVRLVFEPKSRAIDRDEFVNTLLTQTSLEGSVSINLVCIDVDGRPGQRSLRQVLVNWLEFRRQTMERRTRFRLDKVSDRIHVLEGRMMVYLNVDEVIQTIRESDEPRAALMARFDLSERQADDILEMRLRQLARLEGFKIEKELDERRKEQAELQELLDNPKAFKRLMIREIESDAKTYGDERRTLIEAAERAVLENKVVDEPVTVIISRKGWLRCRQGHGHDATQFAFKTGDALYDALECRSTTDLVALGRDGRVYTVPVASLPSARGDGQPITSMIDVSPGAPIEHMLAAPGEQRYVLAASDGYGFIASQADMNTRQRGGKQFLSIEAGKTPLKPLALHADDQYVGLLSAKGRFLVVDVNELKVLEKGGRGTILMGLDEGDSLAQWIGIGQEGLAVSGVYRKRESTVLMDLDALAEYLGKRARKGKQLGVKLNDPVLHRPQVQ, encoded by the coding sequence ATGGATAGCAATCAATTGGATTTTGAGCCGGCGGGATCGGACGATCACATCACGCTGGCGGCGTACGCTGAACAGGCGTATCTGGATTACGCCGTGTCCGTGGTGCGTGGTCGCGCCCTGCCGGATTTGACCGATGGCCAAAAGCCCGTGCAGCGCCGCATTTTGTATGCAATGGATGCAATGGGCCTGGGCCCGACCGCCAAGCCGGTCAAGTCCGCGCGCGTGGTGGGCGATGTACTGGGTAAGTATCACCCGCATGGCGATCAGGCTGCTTATGACGCGATGGTGCGCATGGCGCAGGATTTCGTGTTGCGTTATCCCTTGGTGGATGGACAGGGCAACTTCGGTTCGCGCGACGGCGACAATGCCGCCGCCATGCGTTATACCGAAGCGCGCTTGACGCCGTTCGCGCGCCTGTTGCTGGATGAACTGGATGAAGGCACGGTCGATTTCGTGCCAAACTACGACGGCAGCCAGAAAGAACCTCTGGCCTTGCCGGCGCGCCTGCCCATCATGCTGCTTAACGGGGCATCGGGGATTGCGGTCGGCATGGCCACCGAGATTCCGTCGCACAATTTGCGTGAAATCGCCCAGGCCTGCGTGGCGTTGCTGCGCGATCCCAAGCTGGACGATCAGGCGCTGTACGACATGGTGCCAGGGCCGGACTTTGCCGGCGGTGGGCAGATCATCTCGCCGGCGCAGGATATTGCCGCCATCTACTCGCAAGGCCGCGGCTCCATCAAAGCGCGCGCCCGTTGGGTGTTCGAGGATATGGCGCGCGGCCAGTGGCAATTGGTGGTCACCGAATTGCCGCCCGGCACGTCGACCCAGAAGATTCTGGAAGAAATCGAAGAGCGCACCAATCCCAAGGTCAAGAGCGGCAAAAAATCCTTGACCGCCGAGCAGCAGCAGACCAAGGCCCTGATGCTCAATCTGTTGGATGCCGTGCGCGATGAGTCCGGCAAACAGGCCTCCGTGCGCTTGGTATTCGAGCCTAAATCGCGTGCCATCGACCGCGATGAATTCGTCAACACCTTGCTGACGCAAACCAGCCTCGAAGGCAGCGTCTCCATCAATCTGGTTTGTATCGATGTGGATGGCCGGCCCGGTCAGCGGTCTTTGCGTCAGGTCCTGGTTAATTGGCTGGAATTTCGTCGCCAGACCATGGAGCGGCGCACGCGTTTTCGTCTGGATAAAGTGTCGGACCGTATCCATGTGCTGGAAGGGCGCATGATGGTGTACCTGAATGTGGATGAGGTCATTCAGACCATACGCGAGTCCGACGAGCCCCGTGCGGCCTTGATGGCGCGCTTTGATTTGAGCGAGCGTCAGGCCGACGATATTCTTGAGATGCGCCTGCGTCAATTGGCTCGGCTGGAAGGCTTCAAAATCGAAAAGGAGCTGGACGAGCGTCGCAAGGAGCAGGCCGAGTTGCAGGAGTTGCTGGACAACCCCAAGGCCTTCAAGCGCTTGATGATTCGCGAAATCGAATCCGACGCTAAAACCTATGGCGACGAACGCCGCACCCTGATTGAAGCGGCCGAGCGCGCCGTATTGGAAAACAAGGTGGTGGACGAACCGGTTACTGTCATCATTTCGCGCAAGGGCTGGCTGCGCTGCCGCCAGGGCCATGGCCATGATGCGACGCAGTTTGCCTTCAAGACCGGCGATGCCTTGTACGATGCGCTGGAGTGTCGCAGCACGACAGATCTGGTGGCCCTGGGGCGCGACGGTCGGGTCTATACTGTCCCGGTCGCCAGCTTGCCGTCGGCGCGGGGCGATGGTCAGCCCATTACATCGATGATCGATGTCAGCCCTGGCGCACCGATCGAACATATGCTGGCTGCGCCTGGCGAACAGCGTTATGTGCTGGCGGCCAGCGACGGCTATGGTTTTATTGCCAGTCAGGCCGACATGAATACCCGTCAGCGCGGCGGCAAGCAGTTTTTGAGCATCGAGGCAGGCAAGACGCCGCTCAAGCCCTTGGCCTTGCATGCCGATGACCAGTACGTGGGGTTGCTCAGTGCCAAGGGCCGTTTTCTGGTCGTGGACGTCAACGAGCTCAAAGTGCTGGAGAAGGGCGGCCGTGGCACCATACTGATGGGGTTGGACGAGGGCGACAGTCTGGCGCAGTGGATAGGCATAGGTCAGGAAGGACTGGCGGTATCCGGTGTTTATCGCAAGCGCGAATCCACGGTGCTGATGGATCTGGATGCGTTGGCCGAATACCTGGGCAAGCGGGCCCGCAAGGGCAAACAACTGGGCGTCAAGCTGAACGACCCGGTCTTGCATCGGCCGCAGGTGCAGTAA
- a CDS encoding extracellular solute-binding protein has product MKNLRGLTLKQCVLALATAVGGSAALLYGSAALAAVDIQVWTALNPHNQAEFEKLVKDFNRSQKDVKVEVKAHDSDTSLDQAMRAVSGAQLPNLVQLGEMSGLDEVADRPYILPMHTLLAKENLSNVSWFLASNSFVRNGRGQLQGFPYMAEIPVMYYNTESFNKAKLEPAAPSRVWLDLQGQLVQLANNGSRRCPLTSDQSVSINLENLAAVNNQIYGLAPGPKVKGKVGFDFDLMYIRHLSMMVSWVKSELMVKPEMLPQSPQRFAKGECAVMFSNSGHIGEYNATRGLKFAVTGLPYYPEVTQTPGKPFVTGGALWATKGHAADQNRATARFVSWLAQPENATRWYQQTGFLPLSREAFNATGSDYYSDKGDWQHLVGAYGSGASGTAKGNFRNYRQIRAVFNQSLESALDGKQPATTALRTAAAEANRLVAQRGR; this is encoded by the coding sequence ATGAAAAATCTACGCGGATTAACGCTGAAGCAGTGCGTCTTGGCACTGGCGACGGCAGTGGGCGGCTCCGCCGCGCTCTTGTATGGTTCCGCTGCTTTGGCTGCGGTCGATATTCAGGTCTGGACAGCCCTGAACCCGCACAACCAGGCCGAATTTGAAAAACTGGTCAAAGACTTCAACCGCAGCCAGAAAGATGTCAAGGTCGAGGTCAAGGCGCACGATTCCGACACTTCCCTGGATCAGGCCATGCGTGCTGTTTCCGGCGCGCAGTTGCCCAACCTGGTGCAGTTGGGCGAGATGTCCGGCCTGGACGAAGTGGCTGATCGCCCGTACATCCTGCCCATGCATACCTTGCTGGCCAAAGAAAATCTAAGCAATGTGTCTTGGTTCCTGGCCTCCAATTCCTTTGTGCGCAATGGTCGTGGTCAGTTGCAAGGCTTTCCTTACATGGCGGAAATTCCGGTCATGTACTACAACACCGAGTCGTTCAATAAAGCCAAGCTTGAGCCGGCTGCTCCCAGTCGGGTCTGGCTGGATCTGCAGGGCCAACTGGTGCAATTGGCCAATAATGGCTCGCGCCGTTGTCCCTTGACGTCCGATCAGTCGGTTTCCATCAACCTGGAGAATCTGGCAGCGGTCAATAATCAGATCTACGGCCTGGCACCCGGCCCCAAGGTCAAGGGTAAAGTAGGGTTTGACTTTGACCTTATGTATATCCGCCATCTGTCCATGATGGTCAGCTGGGTCAAGTCCGAACTGATGGTCAAGCCCGAAATGCTGCCGCAGTCGCCACAGCGTTTTGCCAAGGGCGAGTGCGCTGTCATGTTTTCCAACTCCGGCCATATCGGCGAGTACAACGCCACCCGTGGGCTGAAGTTCGCCGTGACCGGCCTGCCGTACTACCCTGAAGTCACCCAGACTCCCGGCAAGCCCTTCGTGACCGGCGGTGCGCTGTGGGCGACCAAAGGCCATGCCGCCGATCAGAACCGGGCTACAGCGCGTTTTGTCAGCTGGTTGGCACAGCCTGAAAATGCTACGCGCTGGTATCAGCAGACCGGTTTTCTCCCCTTGAGCCGTGAAGCCTTTAACGCAACCGGCAGCGATTACTACAGCGACAAGGGCGATTGGCAGCATCTGGTGGGAGCTTACGGCAGTGGCGCGTCGGGCACGGCCAAAGGTAACTTCCGCAATTACCGCCAGATTCGTGCTGTGTTCAACCAGAGCCTGGAAAGCGCTTTGGACGGCAAGCAGCCAGCAACGACGGCCTTGCGCACTGCCGCCGCCGAGGCAAATCGTCTGGTGGCTCAGCGAGGACGCTGA
- a CDS encoding DNA topoisomerase IV subunit B gives MSTTRYDESSIRVLKGLEPVRQRPGMYTRTDNPLHILQEVIDNAADEALAGFARTLTVTVLEDGGIEVEDDGRGIPVGLHPDEHAPVVELVFTRLHAGGKFDKADGGAYAFSGGLHGVGVSVTNALSSRLEVLVWRDAQAHEIVFAGGEVTQPLRVVGSVGKRKSGTRVRLWPDPRYFDSAQIPLAQLAHILRSKAVLLGGVTVQLVNRKTGQSQQWCYQDGLRGYLKEELGDTELLVPLFEGRQYAPKDDDNFSPGEGAHWVVTWTLDGNIVRESYVNLIPTSAGGTHEAGLRDGLYQAVRSFAELHSLIPKGVKLLPEDVFARASFVLSAKVLDPQFQGQIKEKLNSRDAVRLVGGYVRNALELHLHAHVDQGRKLAEVAIRQAQARTRSAQKVEKRKSSGVAVLPGKLTDCESHDLDRSELFLVEGDSAGGSAKMGRDKEFQAILPLRGKVLNAWEVDRDRLFANQEIHDISVAIGVDPHAADSTPDLSGLRYGRICILSDADVDGSHIQVLLLTLFFRHFPKLIEAGHVYVARPPLFRVDVPAAGKRVARKIYCLDQGELDATLEKLRNESIRVESLSISRFKGLGEMSAEQLWDTTMNPDTRRLLPVSWGEDGLSDTQAMFTMLMGKGEASQRRAWLEEKGNLADVDV, from the coding sequence TTGTCTACTACACGTTACGACGAATCTTCCATCCGGGTGCTCAAAGGGCTGGAACCGGTCCGCCAGCGTCCGGGCATGTATACCCGAACCGATAATCCGCTGCACATCTTGCAGGAAGTCATTGATAACGCCGCTGACGAGGCCTTGGCCGGTTTTGCCCGCACCCTGACGGTGACGGTGCTGGAAGACGGCGGTATCGAGGTCGAGGATGATGGTCGCGGTATTCCGGTCGGTCTGCATCCGGACGAGCATGCGCCCGTGGTGGAGCTGGTCTTTACCCGCCTGCATGCTGGCGGCAAGTTCGATAAAGCTGATGGCGGAGCCTATGCCTTTTCGGGCGGCTTGCACGGGGTGGGGGTGTCGGTCACCAATGCCTTGTCCAGCCGTTTGGAAGTGTTGGTCTGGCGGGATGCCCAGGCGCACGAGATTGTCTTTGCCGGCGGCGAGGTCACACAGCCATTACGTGTGGTGGGTAGCGTTGGCAAGCGCAAGTCCGGCACACGCGTACGCCTGTGGCCCGACCCCCGGTACTTTGATTCCGCACAGATTCCCTTGGCTCAACTGGCTCATATCCTGCGCAGCAAGGCCGTGCTGTTGGGCGGGGTGACAGTGCAGTTGGTCAACCGGAAAACCGGTCAAAGCCAGCAGTGGTGCTATCAGGATGGACTGCGGGGCTATCTGAAAGAAGAACTGGGCGATACTGAATTGCTGGTGCCCTTGTTCGAGGGGCGGCAATACGCGCCGAAAGACGATGACAACTTCTCGCCGGGCGAAGGCGCTCATTGGGTGGTGACCTGGACGTTGGACGGCAACATTGTGCGCGAATCCTATGTCAACCTGATTCCCACCAGCGCGGGTGGCACGCACGAGGCCGGTCTGCGTGATGGTTTGTATCAGGCGGTGCGCAGTTTTGCCGAATTGCACAGCCTTATTCCCAAGGGCGTCAAGCTGTTGCCTGAAGATGTGTTCGCGCGCGCCAGCTTTGTGCTGTCGGCCAAGGTGCTGGACCCGCAGTTTCAGGGACAGATCAAGGAAAAGCTGAACAGTCGCGATGCGGTGCGCCTGGTGGGCGGCTATGTGCGCAACGCCTTGGAGCTGCATCTGCATGCCCATGTGGATCAAGGGCGCAAGCTGGCCGAAGTGGCCATACGTCAGGCTCAGGCGCGCACACGGTCAGCCCAGAAAGTCGAAAAACGCAAAAGCTCGGGCGTGGCCGTGTTGCCGGGCAAGCTGACCGATTGCGAGTCCCACGATCTGGATCGCTCCGAACTGTTTCTGGTGGAAGGCGATTCGGCCGGCGGTTCGGCCAAGATGGGGCGGGACAAGGAGTTTCAGGCCATCTTGCCTTTGCGGGGCAAAGTCCTTAATGCCTGGGAAGTGGATAGGGACCGGCTGTTTGCCAATCAGGAAATTCACGATATTTCCGTGGCCATCGGCGTGGACCCGCATGCCGCCGATAGCACGCCGGATCTGTCGGGCCTGCGCTATGGCCGTATCTGTATTTTGTCCGATGCCGACGTAGACGGCTCACATATCCAGGTACTGCTGTTGACCCTGTTCTTTCGCCATTTCCCCAAACTGATCGAAGCCGGCCATGTCTATGTGGCGCGCCCGCCGTTGTTTCGTGTGGACGTGCCGGCCGCCGGCAAGCGTGTCGCCCGCAAGATTTATTGCCTGGATCAAGGTGAGCTGGACGCCACGCTGGAGAAGCTGCGCAACGAATCCATCCGGGTCGAGTCGCTCAGCATCAGCCGCTTTAAAGGCTTGGGCGAAATGAGCGCCGAGCAGTTGTGGGACACCACCATGAATCCAGACACCCGCCGTTTGCTGCCAGTCAGTTGGGGCGAGGATGGGCTGTCGGATACCCAAGCCATGTTCACGATGCTGATGGGTAAGGGCGAAGCGTCCCAGCGACGCGCCTGGCTGGAAGAAAAAGGCAATCTTGCCGATGTTGATGTTTAG
- a CDS encoding D-amino acid dehydrogenase, with amino-acid sequence MKVAVLGSGIIGVSTAWWLSQDGHEVVVLDRRNGPAQETSRANGGQISVSYAEPWANPHTPLKLLKWLLDDQAPLVFRPRLDTRQWRWCLSFLRECLPARVAPNVRALVGMAEYSRRTLKQMRPSLDFDYRHQEKGIITFYRDAASLDESLQMADLMRDMGVDRRVMSVDELLRVEPALASARHLIVGGDYTKDDESGDVNLFACGLAGMAERAGVQFRYSTQINRLLTAQGRVTGVEIIAPDGHFETVQADAFVVAMGSFSPELLEPLGIACPIYPAKGYSVTIPIRRSDAVPFVSLTDKDKKIVYSRLGDTLRMAGTAELSGYSRSLNTKRCTSMLAQVAELFPSGLDFDNVQFWAGLRPATPSNVPLIGRSRIANLYLNTGHGPLGWTMGVGSGRALADLLGGRQPEPEFPFLR; translated from the coding sequence ATGAAAGTAGCAGTACTGGGCAGTGGCATCATCGGGGTATCGACAGCCTGGTGGCTGAGCCAAGATGGGCACGAAGTCGTGGTACTGGACAGGCGCAACGGGCCGGCCCAGGAAACCTCTCGGGCCAATGGCGGCCAGATATCGGTATCCTATGCGGAACCCTGGGCCAATCCGCACACGCCCTTGAAGCTGCTTAAATGGTTGCTGGACGATCAGGCTCCGCTCGTGTTTCGTCCGCGCCTGGATACCCGGCAGTGGCGCTGGTGCCTGTCTTTTTTGCGTGAATGCCTGCCTGCGCGCGTGGCCCCCAACGTGCGTGCCTTGGTGGGCATGGCCGAATACAGCCGCCGCACGCTCAAGCAGATGCGCCCGTCGCTGGATTTCGATTACCGTCACCAGGAAAAAGGCATTATTACGTTTTACCGGGACGCGGCCAGTCTGGATGAGTCTTTGCAGATGGCCGACCTGATGCGGGACATGGGGGTGGATCGGCGCGTGATGAGTGTGGACGAGCTGCTGCGGGTGGAGCCTGCGCTGGCCTCTGCGCGGCATCTGATCGTGGGCGGGGATTACACCAAGGACGATGAATCGGGTGATGTCAATTTGTTTGCCTGCGGGCTGGCCGGCATGGCCGAGCGGGCTGGCGTGCAGTTTCGTTATTCCACCCAGATCAATCGTCTGTTGACCGCGCAAGGGCGTGTGACCGGCGTGGAAATCATTGCGCCTGACGGCCATTTCGAGACTGTGCAGGCCGATGCGTTCGTGGTTGCCATGGGCAGTTTCAGCCCCGAGCTGCTTGAACCCTTGGGCATTGCCTGCCCTATCTACCCGGCCAAGGGCTACTCGGTGACGATTCCCATCCGTCGATCCGATGCCGTGCCGTTTGTCAGCCTGACCGACAAAGACAAGAAAATCGTCTATTCACGATTGGGCGATACCTTGCGCATGGCTGGCACGGCGGAGCTCTCCGGTTATTCCCGCAGTTTGAACACAAAGCGTTGCACATCCATGCTGGCGCAGGTGGCCGAATTGTTCCCAAGCGGGCTGGATTTTGATAATGTTCAATTCTGGGCGGGACTGCGTCCTGCCACGCCTTCAAACGTCCCATTGATCGGTCGCTCCCGGATAGCTAATCTGTATCTGAATACCGGGCACGGTCCGCTGGGATGGACAATGGGGGTCGGCTCCGGCCGGGCCCTGGCCGACCTTCTGGGCGGCCGTCAGCCCGAACCCGAATTTCCTTTTTTACGCTAA
- a CDS encoding CDP-6-deoxy-delta-3,4-glucoseen reductase, which translates to MSFKITVQPSGHSFDVQPGQSVLDGALNAGIVLPYSCRNGTCSSCRGKVLEGDYDAGRAPEQLLSQQDRDAGFTLFCQAKPASDMVIESHEIRMASDIQIRKMPSRVAALEKVRDDVMIVRLQMPTSEPFRYYPGQYLEFILKDGSRRSYSMATPPREDNQVELHIRHMPGGVFTDHVFGAGATAMKEREILRVEAPLGSFFLREDSTAPMVFLASGTGFAPIKALIERLRQTGSRREIALYWGGRRPRDLYQSELAEQWAADMPNLRFIPVVSDAQPEDGWTGRTGFVHQAVLQDLPDLSGWQVYACGAPAMVESARRDFVEQAGLDPEAYFADAFTSLADVK; encoded by the coding sequence ATGAGTTTCAAGATCACAGTACAGCCCAGTGGGCATAGTTTCGATGTACAGCCTGGGCAGTCTGTGCTGGATGGCGCGCTGAACGCAGGTATTGTCCTGCCGTATAGCTGTCGCAATGGCACCTGTTCCTCGTGTCGCGGCAAAGTGCTCGAAGGCGACTACGATGCCGGACGGGCTCCCGAGCAGTTGCTCAGCCAGCAAGACCGGGATGCCGGGTTCACCTTGTTCTGTCAGGCCAAGCCGGCCTCCGATATGGTCATCGAATCGCACGAGATTCGCATGGCTTCGGATATCCAGATCCGCAAGATGCCTTCGCGCGTGGCCGCTCTGGAAAAGGTGCGGGACGATGTCATGATCGTGCGTTTGCAGATGCCGACCTCCGAGCCATTTCGTTACTACCCTGGCCAGTATTTGGAATTTATCCTGAAGGACGGCAGTCGTCGCAGTTATTCCATGGCAACGCCGCCGCGCGAGGACAATCAGGTTGAGTTGCACATCCGTCACATGCCTGGTGGTGTGTTCACCGACCACGTGTTCGGCGCCGGCGCGACGGCCATGAAAGAGCGCGAAATTCTGCGTGTGGAAGCTCCGCTGGGGTCTTTCTTTTTGCGCGAGGACAGCACGGCTCCTATGGTTTTTCTGGCCAGCGGCACAGGTTTCGCACCCATTAAGGCCTTGATCGAGCGCTTGCGCCAGACCGGCAGTCGCCGGGAAATCGCCTTGTACTGGGGAGGTCGTCGTCCGCGCGATTTGTACCAGTCGGAACTGGCCGAGCAGTGGGCGGCGGACATGCCCAATCTGCGTTTCATCCCTGTGGTGTCCGATGCCCAGCCCGAGGACGGCTGGACGGGGCGCACTGGTTTTGTTCATCAGGCCGTGCTGCAGGACTTGCCCGATCTGTCGGGCTGGCAAGTCTATGCTTGCGGCGCGCCTGCCATGGTCGAGAGCGCCCGTCGCGATTTTGTCGAGCAGGCCGGGCTGGACCCCGAGGCTTACTTTGCCGACGCCTTTACCTCTTTGGCCGACGTCAAGTAA
- the rho gene encoding transcription termination factor Rho, with translation MHLNELKALHVSQLLEMAATLEIDNANRLRKQELMFAIMKKHAKKGEQIFGDGVLEVLPDGFGFLRSPETSYLASTDDIYISPSQIRRFNLHTGDSIEGEVRTPKDGERYFALVKVDKVNGMQPEAIKHRIMFENLTPLHPNQPMRLERDIKSEENITGRILDIFAPIGKGQRALIVASPKSGKTVMMQHMAHAITTNYPEATMIVLLVDERPEEVTEMQRTVRGEVVASTFDEPATRHVQVAEMVIEKAKRLVELKKDVVILLDSITRLARAYNTVVPASGKVLTGGVDANALQRPKRFFGAARNLEEGGSLTIIGTALIETGSRMDEVIYEEFKGTGNSEIHLERRLAEKRIYPAINLNKSGTRREELLIKPDLLQKVWVLRKFIHGMDEIESMEFILDKIRATKTNSEFFDMMKK, from the coding sequence ATGCACCTCAACGAATTAAAAGCTCTGCACGTCTCGCAGCTGCTAGAAATGGCTGCCACTCTGGAAATCGACAACGCGAACCGCTTGCGCAAGCAAGAGCTCATGTTCGCCATCATGAAAAAGCACGCCAAGAAAGGCGAGCAGATTTTCGGAGATGGGGTGCTGGAAGTGTTGCCGGACGGCTTCGGTTTCCTGCGTTCGCCGGAAACCTCGTATCTGGCCAGCACGGATGACATCTATATTTCCCCCTCGCAGATCCGCCGTTTCAATCTGCACACGGGCGACTCCATCGAAGGCGAAGTGCGCACGCCCAAAGACGGCGAACGCTATTTCGCCCTGGTCAAGGTGGACAAGGTCAATGGCATGCAGCCCGAGGCCATCAAACATCGGATCATGTTTGAGAACCTCACTCCTTTGCATCCGAACCAGCCCATGCGCCTGGAACGCGATATCAAGAGCGAGGAAAATATTACCGGCCGCATCCTGGATATCTTCGCCCCCATTGGCAAAGGCCAGCGCGCCCTGATCGTTGCCAGCCCCAAGTCGGGCAAGACCGTGATGATGCAGCACATGGCCCATGCCATCACGACCAACTACCCCGAGGCCACCATGATCGTCCTGCTGGTGGACGAGCGCCCCGAAGAAGTCACCGAAATGCAGCGCACCGTACGCGGCGAAGTAGTGGCCTCCACCTTCGACGAGCCGGCAACGCGTCACGTCCAGGTGGCCGAGATGGTCATCGAAAAGGCCAAACGCCTGGTCGAACTGAAAAAAGACGTGGTGATTCTGCTGGACTCCATTACCCGTCTGGCCCGGGCCTATAACACCGTCGTGCCGGCCTCGGGCAAAGTGCTGACCGGTGGCGTGGACGCCAACGCCTTGCAGCGTCCCAAACGCTTTTTCGGCGCTGCCCGTAATCTGGAAGAAGGCGGTTCGCTGACCATCATCGGCACAGCCCTGATCGAAACCGGCAGCCGGATGGACGAAGTTATTTACGAAGAATTCAAAGGCACGGGCAACTCGGAAATCCATCTGGAACGCCGCCTGGCCGAAAAACGCATTTACCCTGCCATCAACCTGAACAAATCAGGTACCCGTCGCGAAGAACTGCTGATCAAGCCGGACCTTTTACAAAAAGTCTGGGTGCTACGCAAATTCATCCATGGCATGGATGAAATCGAATCCATGGAATTTATCCTGGACAAAATCCGGGCTACAAAGACCAATTCCGAATTCTTCGACATGATGAAGAAGTAA
- the trxA gene encoding thioredoxin TrxA: MSDSIKHVTDASFESVVLQADLPVLVDYWAAWCGPCKMIAPLLDEAAELYQGRVIIAKLNVDENPDTPAKFGIRGIPTLMLFKDGKVAETKVGALSKSQLSAFLDSSL, translated from the coding sequence ATGAGCGATTCCATCAAACACGTTACGGACGCCTCCTTCGAGAGCGTCGTCCTTCAAGCTGACCTGCCCGTTCTGGTCGATTACTGGGCTGCCTGGTGCGGCCCCTGCAAAATGATCGCCCCGCTGCTGGACGAAGCCGCCGAACTGTACCAAGGCCGTGTTATCATTGCCAAACTCAATGTCGATGAAAATCCCGACACGCCGGCTAAATTCGGCATTCGTGGTATTCCTACGCTCATGCTGTTCAAAGACGGCAAAGTGGCCGAAACCAAAGTCGGGGCTCTTTCCAAGTCGCAACTCAGCGCATTTCTCGACAGCTCCCTGTAA
- the gdhA gene encoding NADP-specific glutamate dehydrogenase codes for MKLLSLEQFLAKVQARDPHQPEFMQAVREVMSSLWPFIEQNPQYADHGLLERLVEPERAIQFRISWVDDRGQVQVNRGFRIQHNNAIGPFKGGMRFHPSVNLSILKFLAFEQTFKNALTTLPMGGGKGGSDFDPKGKSDGEVMRFCQALITELYRHLGPDTDVPAGDIGVGAREVGFMAGMMKKLSNSAACVFTGKDLTFGGSLIRPEATGYGTVYFAEEMLKRKGQSIEGLTVSVSGSGNVAQYAIEKCMHLGAKVVTVSDSHGCVVDLDGFTPEKLAALMQVKNTQRGRVKDYADQLGLRYDEGKRPWHVPVDVALPCATQNELERADAELLIKNGVRCVAEGANMPSTLEAVEAFIHAKILYAPGKASNAGGVAVSGLEMSQNAQRLNWTREQVDTKLHSIMRDIHENCVNYGQESDFVNYVNGANIAGFVKVATAMRHQGVY; via the coding sequence ATGAAACTTCTCTCATTAGAACAGTTCCTCGCCAAGGTCCAGGCCCGTGACCCGCATCAGCCCGAGTTCATGCAGGCTGTGCGCGAAGTCATGTCCAGTCTGTGGCCCTTCATCGAGCAGAACCCCCAGTACGCCGACCACGGCCTGCTGGAGCGCCTGGTCGAGCCCGAGCGCGCCATTCAATTCCGCATTTCCTGGGTGGACGATCGCGGCCAGGTTCAGGTCAACCGCGGCTTTCGCATTCAGCACAACAATGCCATCGGTCCTTTCAAAGGCGGCATGCGTTTTCACCCCTCGGTCAATCTGTCCATCCTTAAATTCCTGGCTTTCGAGCAGACGTTCAAGAATGCGCTGACCACCTTGCCCATGGGCGGGGGCAAAGGCGGCTCGGATTTCGACCCAAAAGGTAAGTCCGACGGCGAAGTCATGCGTTTTTGCCAGGCCCTGATCACCGAACTGTACCGCCACCTGGGCCCCGACACCGACGTGCCGGCCGGCGACATCGGCGTGGGTGCCCGCGAAGTCGGCTTTATGGCCGGCATGATGAAAAAGCTGTCCAACAGCGCTGCCTGCGTGTTTACCGGCAAAGACCTGACTTTCGGCGGCAGCTTGATCCGCCCCGAGGCCACCGGCTACGGCACCGTGTATTTCGCCGAAGAAATGCTCAAGCGCAAGGGCCAATCCATCGAAGGGCTGACGGTATCGGTTTCCGGCTCAGGCAATGTGGCACAGTACGCCATCGAGAAGTGCATGCACTTAGGTGCCAAAGTGGTGACGGTATCCGACTCACACGGCTGTGTTGTGGATCTGGACGGCTTCACGCCAGAAAAACTGGCTGCCCTGATGCAGGTGAAAAACACCCAGCGCGGCCGCGTCAAAGACTACGCCGACCAGTTGGGCCTGCGCTACGACGAAGGCAAACGCCCTTGGCATGTGCCTGTGGACGTTGCCCTACCCTGCGCCACCCAGAACGAACTGGAGCGCGCCGATGCCGAGCTTCTGATCAAGAACGGCGTGCGCTGCGTAGCCGAAGGCGCCAATATGCCCAGCACCCTGGAAGCAGTCGAGGCGTTTATCCACGCCAAGATCCTGTACGCGCCCGGTAAAGCCAGCAACGCCGGCGGCGTGGCGGTATCCGGCTTGGAAATGAGCCAGAACGCCCAGCGCCTGAACTGGACCCGCGAACAGGTCGACACCAAACTGCACTCCATTATGCGCGACATCCACGAGAATTGCGTGAACTATGGTCAAGAAAGTGATTTCGTCAACTACGTCAATGGCGCCAATATCGCCGGCTTCGTCAAAGTGGCCACCGCGATGCGTCACCAAGGTGTTTATTAA